The following coding sequences lie in one Saccharopolyspora hordei genomic window:
- a CDS encoding M48 family metalloprotease, whose product MRGPWRAALALALHIAFFVAPIALVLGLLTIAVVTFRYDQTSGLKAAAAALVVGALFAVGLRAVLRSRVRPRGVLLSRSEQPQLWRMTESIAAAAEAPAPDEIRITSEPVVVVREDTALLGLRTRTRYLELGLPLLAALTVGELRAVMAHEIGRLTGRNRLTVLAYRTSASVERTVTSLTGGPTKWLFAGYARAFTAIAATTAHELELSADEVAVREAGTRTAVLALRKTVAVRIGWQEYADEYLSMAKAIGHTPDVLLGFRKFMSHPARKPQLAERAKQAIAEDPEGRVRRRIEAMKRAGNREREADERPAFAVLRNPRKSVPELEDRLTVDTLGPRLPWPELAKQAGAAHVAEQAALLSAAVEQSGLPVQPSIAGVLAAIHRGQGRDLINPVLNPGLSPELVDEAAVDMLVELLGCTVVDALVCARRAHHELDWGGPSQVRLAGGQPLDPDRLVRPAVVDPRLVPGLHRALVNLGVPLNHARKPAPEPEPELAGIVSPVQCAGSSYDLLVTDRGLVLLPSSASTTKRLLAGTLARFREAELEQLGELAATPVRQLRERPGAQWVDSRDVASARLDQDRTGWSLSLELYLDEYAVSELDDELVQDVADGASELVLRSTADGVEHGDPYRGLGELMGARMQVEEPLAASG is encoded by the coding sequence GTGCGAGGCCCCTGGCGAGCCGCCCTGGCACTGGCGCTGCACATCGCCTTCTTCGTCGCCCCGATCGCGCTGGTCCTCGGCCTGCTCACGATCGCCGTCGTCACCTTCCGCTACGACCAGACCAGCGGGCTGAAGGCCGCTGCCGCCGCGCTGGTCGTCGGCGCCCTGTTCGCGGTCGGCCTGCGGGCCGTGCTGCGCTCGCGGGTGCGGCCGCGCGGGGTGCTGCTGAGCCGCAGCGAGCAGCCCCAGCTGTGGCGGATGACCGAGTCGATCGCCGCGGCGGCCGAGGCGCCGGCACCCGACGAGATCCGCATCACCTCCGAGCCGGTGGTGGTGGTCCGGGAGGACACCGCGCTGCTCGGGCTGCGCACCCGCACCCGCTACCTGGAGCTCGGGCTGCCGCTGCTGGCCGCGCTGACCGTCGGCGAGCTGCGGGCCGTGATGGCGCACGAGATCGGTCGGCTGACCGGGCGCAACCGGCTGACGGTGCTCGCCTACCGCACCTCGGCCAGCGTCGAGCGCACCGTGACGAGCCTGACCGGCGGGCCGACGAAGTGGCTGTTCGCCGGGTACGCGCGGGCGTTCACCGCGATCGCCGCCACCACCGCGCACGAGCTGGAGCTGTCCGCCGACGAGGTCGCCGTCCGGGAGGCCGGCACCCGCACCGCGGTGCTGGCGCTGCGCAAGACCGTGGCCGTCCGGATCGGCTGGCAGGAGTACGCCGACGAGTACCTGAGCATGGCCAAGGCGATCGGCCACACCCCGGACGTGCTGCTGGGCTTCCGCAAGTTCATGTCCCACCCGGCGCGCAAGCCGCAGCTGGCCGAGCGCGCCAAGCAGGCCATCGCCGAGGACCCCGAGGGCCGGGTGCGGCGCCGCATCGAGGCGATGAAGCGGGCCGGGAACCGGGAGCGCGAGGCCGACGAGCGTCCCGCGTTCGCGGTGCTGCGCAACCCGCGCAAGAGCGTGCCGGAGCTGGAGGACCGGCTGACGGTCGACACCCTCGGCCCCCGGCTGCCGTGGCCGGAGCTGGCCAAGCAGGCCGGTGCCGCGCACGTGGCCGAGCAGGCCGCGCTGCTCAGCGCCGCGGTGGAGCAGAGCGGACTGCCGGTGCAGCCGTCCATCGCCGGGGTGCTGGCCGCCATCCACCGCGGCCAGGGACGCGACCTGATCAACCCGGTGCTCAACCCCGGCCTGAGCCCGGAGCTCGTGGACGAGGCGGCCGTGGACATGCTGGTCGAGCTGCTCGGCTGCACCGTGGTCGACGCCCTGGTCTGCGCGCGCCGCGCGCACCACGAGCTGGACTGGGGCGGCCCGTCGCAGGTCCGGCTGGCCGGCGGCCAACCGCTGGACCCCGACCGGTTGGTGCGTCCCGCGGTGGTCGACCCGCGGCTTGTCCCCGGCCTGCACCGGGCGCTGGTCAACCTCGGCGTGCCGCTGAACCACGCGCGCAAGCCCGCGCCGGAGCCGGAGCCCGAGCTGGCCGGGATCGTCAGCCCGGTGCAGTGCGCGGGCAGCAGCTACGACCTGCTGGTCACCGACCGCGGGCTGGTGCTGCTGCCCAGCTCCGCGAGCACCACCAAGCGCCTGCTGGCGGGCACCCTGGCCCGGTTCCGCGAGGCGGAGCTGGAGCAGCTGGGCGAGCTCGCCGCGACGCCGGTCCGCCAGCTGCGGGAGCGGCCCGGCGCGCAGTGGGTGGACAGCCGCGACGTGGCCAGCGCCCGGCTCGACCAGGACCGCACCGGCTGGTCGCTGTCGCTGGAGCTCTACCTCGACGAGTACGCGGTGTCCGAACTGGACGACGAGCTGGTGCAGGACGTGGCCGACGGGGCGTCCGAGCTGGTGCTGCGCAGCACCGCCGACGGCGTGGAGCACGGCGACCCGTACCGGGGGCTCGGGGAGCTCATGGGTGCGCGGATGCAGGTCGAGGAACCGCTCGCCGCGAGCGGATGA
- a CDS encoding phosphatidylserine decarboxylase, whose protein sequence is MSTAREPKTNPLAHLVGLARDTIPPMHPAGRPFVLGAAAATLLLRRLWRPAGLLGGVLTAWCAWFFREPARTTPSREGLAVAPADGTVSHVEPAVPPAELGLGDEPMVRISAFLTIFDVHVQRIPLAGRVERIAYRPGKFLSADLDKASEDNERNSMVIRGTDGTRVAVVQIAGLVARRIVCSVAEGEEVAAGSTYGLIRFGSRVDLYVPAGSRVLVEPGQRTIGGETPLAELPRDDS, encoded by the coding sequence ATGAGCACCGCGAGAGAACCGAAGACCAACCCGCTGGCCCACCTCGTCGGGCTGGCCCGCGACACCATCCCACCGATGCACCCGGCCGGACGTCCGTTCGTGCTCGGCGCCGCGGCCGCGACCCTCCTGCTGCGCCGCCTCTGGCGCCCGGCAGGCCTGCTCGGAGGCGTGCTGACCGCCTGGTGCGCGTGGTTCTTCCGCGAACCGGCGCGCACCACCCCGAGCCGCGAGGGCCTCGCGGTGGCGCCCGCCGACGGCACGGTCTCGCACGTCGAGCCCGCCGTGCCGCCCGCCGAACTCGGCCTCGGCGACGAGCCGATGGTGCGGATCAGCGCCTTCCTGACCATCTTCGACGTGCACGTCCAGCGCATCCCGCTCGCCGGGCGGGTCGAGCGCATCGCCTACCGGCCCGGCAAGTTCCTCTCCGCCGACCTGGACAAGGCCAGCGAGGACAACGAGCGCAACTCGATGGTCATCCGCGGCACCGACGGCACCCGGGTGGCCGTGGTGCAGATCGCCGGCCTGGTGGCCCGGCGCATCGTCTGCTCCGTCGCCGAAGGGGAGGAGGTGGCCGCGGGCAGCACCTACGGCCTGATCCGGTTCGGTTCCCGCGTCGACCTCTACGTGCCCGCCGGCAGCCGGGTCCTGGTGGAGCCCGGCCAGCGCACCATCGGCGGTGAGACGCCGCTCGCCGAACTCCCCCGGGACGACTCATGA
- the pssA gene encoding CDP-diacylglycerol--serine O-phosphatidyltransferase: protein MSVRTNPGVRLLPNAITVLAMCAGLSAVQFALTDNLYGAIAAIAVAAVLDGLDGRIARLLDATSKMGAELDSLSDAMSFGVAPALTLYAWQLQDNRLGWVAALVFAVCMVLRLARFNTLLEDADQPPYAKEFFVGVPAPAAGLLALLPLILTAHFEHAGWWADQTVVIVWMVLIAALAVSRVPTLSLKTVKVPPRLVAPLLVLVAILAAAVIVFPLISLAVVMVVYLVHVPYAVYRHNWLAKHPEAWDAPPRERRAIRRRTQRRIGLRPPLRRSVAGAARRVRRRYSHPDGPRRSWRRLELRRNRNDTTS, encoded by the coding sequence ATGAGCGTGCGGACCAACCCCGGTGTCCGGCTGCTGCCCAACGCGATCACCGTGTTGGCCATGTGCGCCGGGCTGTCCGCGGTCCAGTTCGCGCTGACCGACAACCTGTACGGCGCCATCGCCGCCATCGCCGTCGCGGCGGTGCTGGACGGCCTCGACGGGCGGATAGCACGCCTGCTCGACGCCACGTCGAAGATGGGGGCCGAGCTGGACTCGCTGTCCGACGCGATGTCGTTCGGCGTCGCGCCGGCCCTGACCCTCTACGCCTGGCAGCTCCAGGACAACCGGCTCGGCTGGGTGGCCGCGCTGGTGTTCGCGGTGTGCATGGTGCTGCGCCTGGCGCGGTTCAACACCCTCCTGGAAGACGCCGACCAGCCCCCGTACGCCAAGGAGTTCTTCGTCGGGGTGCCCGCCCCGGCGGCCGGGCTGCTCGCGCTGCTGCCGCTCATCCTCACCGCGCACTTCGAGCACGCGGGCTGGTGGGCCGACCAGACGGTGGTCATCGTCTGGATGGTGCTCATCGCCGCGCTGGCCGTCAGCCGGGTCCCCACGCTGTCGCTGAAGACCGTGAAGGTGCCGCCGCGGCTGGTGGCACCGCTGCTGGTGCTGGTGGCGATCCTGGCCGCCGCGGTGATCGTGTTCCCGCTGATCTCGCTGGCCGTCGTCATGGTGGTGTACCTGGTGCACGTGCCGTACGCGGTGTACCGGCACAACTGGCTGGCCAAGCACCCGGAGGCGTGGGACGCGCCGCCCCGCGAGCGCCGCGCGATCCGGCGCCGCACCCAGCGGCGCATCGGCCTCCGCCCGCCGCTGCGCCGCAGCGTGGCCGGCGCGGCCCGCCGGGTCCGCCGCCGCTACAGCCACCCCGACGGCCCCCGCCGCAGCTGGCGCCGCCTGGAGCTCCGCCGCAACCGCAACGACACGACGAGCTGA